Part of the Uloborus diversus isolate 005 chromosome 9, Udiv.v.3.1, whole genome shotgun sequence genome is shown below.
tgttttaactgaaagaactcaaaacacaccgctttgacgtcattaaaaattgagcttcctccttacccataaaagtaaaacagcaataagtataaagaacgaaagagtattcatttagaaacgaaagcgcaaagtgaagcatataaaaaaatagctaacaaaaacaaagatctatgcgctttatttacttaaatagtacacacacacacaaaaaaaaaaaaaaaaaatgctctctactatgtttacataagtgtgcaaaaagtgagtttccaaatgtttaaatgactttagactcatgtttgctccggagaagccttgattcaaaatttacattatgtttacttttaatgttgctattgttaggcaacgaattttcgaaacaatgggtttaatctttaatcatttgatgtggaaattacatgatatTTACCATTTTTGATCACggcgttcttaaactaagttttttagctataaattatagcctaagttgttctccgattatgtagctatctatggtgaaaaaatggttaaaatccctctagtagttttgaagtttaccccagacatccggacagagattagtccTTTATGTgtaaagatgaggatacaattcctaagaaagcaataaatgtcatgcttgtccagagaagccttgattaaaaatattaactgtgattacttttaattttgctgttgttaggcaacgaatttttgcaacaatgggttttatatttaatcataacatggggaaattgcatgatacttactgttttcgatcacgacgtttttaaactaagttttttagcaataaattatagcctaagttgttcctcaattatgtagctatctatggtgaaaaaatggttaaaatccgtccagtagttttgaagtttaccccggacatccggacagagattagccctttatgtataaagattacctCGCATTAGCCGACATGCCAGAAAAAAGGGCGAGGTTGACCAGCGTGACGGGAAATTctaattttccggcatgccagataatttaaggtttattttgcaacaaaacaaaagtaaacttccctattcagttccaatcagaaagcaaaccactgtaatgaaagaaataaatcTCAAAGGTCaaaccttctttcaaaaacatTGTGTGTAGCAgaaatatgtgcttgttatttatggtaggtcattattaacagAATTAATGATGAGCAGAAGCGTGCACAgaaggagaagggacacctgttggcccgggcttgAAGGGAgcctaatacttttaaaattagggGTCAAATATAAGGGTAAACAATAtcatggcggggggggggggggctcagaaaagtcatttgtgacgggccccaaaatttttgtgcacgtCCCTGATTATAAGCCAACAAAGTAaccaattcagaagcaatcattgttactgtgatttgttcataattaaaaaaaaaacattttaggttccttttataaaggtaagtttaatttttatttattgaatagctatagtAAATTccttagcactggtttagggacggtacttactgcttaaatgtttgcttagttttaaattaatttttataaaattttttgttattaaacaatatttttcttgataaaataaatgatattataagcaaatatttttacataattaaaatgtttattaatactaCTAAGATATGTATAGATCTTATATTCATTTAAAAGCTGAACACATGTTTTTTATAGTATTATGAAAatggcaagtgttattgaaaatctggtgacccccaaattttgcggcatgccaaCTAGTGCGGGGCGATACGGTATATAtagacatatatttttataaattttcccaGTAGAAAATTTTCCATTCGCCAATCCTTTTACCAAaccagagcttttttttttttcaaattaatgattttattgcATTAGGCGAGGTCTGAATGCTTAGTGTATTTACTTCTCTCTAACAATCTTGCAGCTGAATTTTGAACTAGAGAAGAAACAGATATAGAGCCATTTGGAAAGACAAGTAAACGTATTCATTAACCTTCAACATCTTGCTaaagaacttttaaatttaacttaaccCCCCCTCCTCTCCCAAGTTTAACAAATAGAAAAAGTTCTTAGATTCTATTGAATGTACATTAtcatttaagttaaataaatacctttgtgcattaaaactaagaaataacCAGGGTTAGGTTTTTGCTGTCAAAAACCTGTTGAAAACTCAAATACAACCCTTATtcacattttttataaacatatgagATCCCTCATCCTGAAACATGATTTCATCATAAgttatttttcttatcttttaagtaaaataaaaatcaaattaaaaaatttcaataaaatgaaattccttaaaattaatttgtatgcCCCCAAAACAGTTAcaaacattaaaactaaaatccagttttttttaagtggttctgtttaaactttttaataactaaCAATTAGTTACaagaaattttatctaaaaatcttTCTATCTAATTACTTATGTAATATCCTTTTTCTTTGGAGTAAAAGCACAACTAAATTGATTAGCAGGAAATAGTTATTTATAAGTAGGctaaacatttttaatgatttttttttcttttgtaaatctagaagttaaaaaatatttttcctcccctttttttggaagaaaatgaaTGTCTTCCATTAAAAGGTGTGGATCTTAAGAGAGTTCATCTCCAGCAAAAATATATAGATAACTGTAAAAAAACTACTCTTACTCTTAACACAAAAAATGATAGCTTTTTAAGCTGAATCAGCATCATATCCAGGAAATTAGTTCTCGGTTCAGAATGTCTCTGCAGCAATAAGGTTAGTAAGGTCTAAGCAGTGGCGTACCAAGATggatgggggcctggggcgctactcgaaatgggggcctacctggtattaaaactgaagtttctcaaactatgtgtacgtaccatatattacagtaattattttaagtggtacatttttacatattatagtagtgttggtttgatttcggacactattgtaaataccacagtaaaacatatggttttaagtaaaatttagtaaatactatatttttaataaaattgtgctttgtaaaaaaatatcaaaaacggaaaaaggtcctaaaattatattgtatcttaaaaatttattgcatctgaacatccaagtacagtgaacagaaacatttaggcattccagattttattaattttaggataaaaattggattttacagaaaaaaaaaaccttttactattcctttgagtaagacacaccagggaactatttacctgataacatcacctaatctcagagaaaaatatttttaaaacatgcttacctaaataaggatgaaatatgttcttcagacaaaaaaaaaaaactctggtgtgaccctatacttgcctggcgcgtttgattgaagtggagaaaacgctccgcgcggcttcgctggtagaattaaaaatatttaatggtcgacagaaattaagacaaaaaaaatttgcgtatgcgtgggtttaactaatccgatttctaaagcgaagagcgtaatttcccccgattatcggacaaagggctaggaactatttcttttgcatggccgcagctcatttctccatagtcaagtaagcttgcaatcgagtatagaatggatgggaggaggtattatgcagtcaaggtcaaaagtcccgaaggattgaccaactaaacagttttacgctgtcgaaaggggcatagcaaaaagTCCCCTTTGCTTAAGTCAGAAGGGGTCCGATTTGTTCTTAGAAGTTAGTTTCGGGCAGGAGACGAAACTTAAAACCGCAGAAGTGCAGctggtaaaagaaaaatttatctgactgatttttccaatgccacaaaggatagacaacttctcatttaggaatgaattttcttggttatatgtttgaatttggtttcaaaaatagtgtatgaattaagactagacaaccgtagtcttaatacacaaaacacaacataaaacagatattttagctgtatactgtaatgatcaaaaattataaacgtgcatctgttatgcattagttttttttataaattgtttgaaaaaaaatgcataaaactttgctgaaagcacttaacaaaataaaagcaaatgatttttaaaggtttagttaatttaaaaatttggggcccccattaaattcgtggcccaagtgctcatgtgcctttgtacactaggacgggtcactatgaaaaaaagtcatatttaacaaaatttatgatatatacgcACAACTGGCataactgattaatatttctaatcatgatgtatatgacagatctactggaaaaaataagatacaatttcggggcttatgtcaaagcggggcctgtgggacataatttgccctttctttgtttaggcaagagtcactgagaaaatattcattatacataaaaagtcaactttttatttatctaaaccatgacataaggcacgtctgacgaaaaagaaaacgaattgaaattttggggcctatgtcaaagcggggcctgggtatcataaaccctccattgatcccgaagaggtattgtttgtatccctgaacaaatatttggtctttaaaaaaattatgatttattaagtcaacttgtttaagcattcaaactaagatatgcgacaatattggtgaaaaccaaaaattgaaatttggaggcctgtgtcaaagcggggcctggggcggaccgcccccccttcggtacgccactggGTCTAAGAAAACCAAATATTTCTGTCAAATTGATACAATTCATAGTCCGTTTATATCAAGCCCATGTTGTTCAGTATTTATTGAGAGGATCTTCTCTAGTTTTGGATTGATCTATTCTAAACTTAGAAATAAACATGGTAGGCTACAAAACTGGTATTTTTCTACTACATGCtccagggaaaaaaaatatttagaatgagACTAAATAAAATAAGTGACTGTTATATAAAGATGTCAATTCTATTAAGGCTGTTAGTTTGAAAGTACACTAgataaatgagcaattttcatacaACATtggagaattaaaaaaattaatagttattaagtttaattttagctatttatAACAACTTTCTATTCTATAATTATAATAGctctttcatttattcttttttttttctacagacgAGCAGACTATTGAATCAAAATTCTTGGAGTTGTTTACTTAACATCATTTTAGCATTCTGAAACTCCAAAAAATTATTCTAGTGTCTAAAATCAAAAACTATAAAACTATCATAAACTTTTTAATGTATCTTTGTAATCAATATCAAACTTAGgcaggttttgaaaagaaattaaggtttttgacatttttgtcaaaaaCCATGTCAAAAAGGGGGTTTTGACATGACGGCCCCAATGCTTAGCAAGAATACTGCAACATAAAATCaattgaccaaaattgttctgcaagtaggggaacatggggcaaagtgaaatggtgaaatatttactctgcgctTTTAGCTTCACTTATCTGGTATTAGTTTGGCTATGTAGTACtatatgtagtctattctagtcaggaaaaaaataccgctgaagattaaagcatttagtAATActggcagtttttaaaaaattgctactcatattgtaatattttgttgtaagtaaaaaattatttttgtgactataaaaattataaagttcttgttatgaaaattttgaatattagttgAGACCTCTTactattcaatgcagtattaattaaatttaaaattatttgtatttttaataaattgtacaattagtcaagtacacacagggcaaagtgaaatagtttgtttcatttactcaaacatttaatataaaatcacttctgttttcatttatttattcatttacattccttcatttaataattcacttatttatttattcattcatttttttcttattcattcattcttttgctcactcatttatttttcttcatatattaattgatttattaatttttcatttattgcttcattatcttttcatttattcattcaacattttatttacttattcttttgatcaaaaacatattttataattgaataaaaatatttcattcgaaaaatatttcatttttcactttgtatccatgaaaaaaaaggtcaaaatttttttataaaaataggtgacaaatcaggtttttttttttttttggttaattttacatgacatgaaggaaaaattaaaatgttaataaatagataaataactaaaataataaataaaatgagtaaaattagggtcacaaataaaagaaaaaaacataaaaactttctaaataattgaaatattttcagtatgcaaaaggattgaaatctcaaaaacaAGACATGCAATTTTCGACAATGGAAGCATTTTAATGTtgacatgtttccaaaacatacgtttatggaggaaattgcagtggaAGAAGGTTGattgggaaaaataaggaaaaggggaaccaaaaacgctagaaaaatcggaatcttttcagatttaaaatatgaaatttttgcagaaactgcagattttctacaaatatcttccaactcaggATAGAACTTTGTGCAAAGTCTGCAGATTTcttaagttcaaagtaaatctaaaaTTCCTGCAGATGACTATCgaattgaacattttttgcaagCATTCGGCCGAACTATTGTAATttccgagaattttagattttcttctagtttaaagaaatttgctgaatttgtgcaaaattttatctagcgttggaagatatttgcagaaaatctgcagtttctgctgattttctgcagaaatttcactaaaatctagaatttctgcagaaaatttgtctaaagttttcctctcacatttgaacagaattgttctgcagctcaggcatgtGTTCTGCGACACATGTCGTAAATTTAGtaatattctgctttggggcataACGGTAAAAATCACGGTTAAAACCGGATGAAACCTCAGACTGTCAAAATCTTGCAAACCTTGGAAATAACATCAAATAGAACAAATTGAAGACACATCTGTCAGTGTTAAGAaagaatgcctttttcaatgttAAAGAAATGTGCTTATGGATCACATCTGCAATAATCTTGTGCTatttgatgttttaatttcttgttATACATTATTgtatagggttttttttcttactgtgcTTTTACTTTGTGCATTGATTAGATATTCCAATAGGAACTATTGTtacctaaccaaaaaaaaaaagaagattttggacATTCATTTTCTTGCAATTTATATTGAATATCATTTACAGACACTTGCAACTAAAACATAACTTGCGGTCTAAAATGAGGTTGAAACTTGTTCTGTTTCATTGCCAGTTTAAGGTTatacttatttttaatcttttgcatGAAAACAATGTCTCTTGCTCTTTTGACGGCTGCCGGTCCAGAGGTTCCAGTATATCCCAGCGCTTTGTATTGCTGCATTATTTTCCTGACTTTTTTCTCATTATCCGAAGATACCGGTTTCAGATTTTGCTTATAATAAATTGACAATGATCTATGGCCTAATGTGGTGCCAGAGGGTAAAACAAGCTCAAAGTCAGAATCTCCCAGCAAATCGATTAAAGCATCTTCATCAATTTGCTCATTTGCTTCATCACTGGAGGAGTAGTCGTAAAAGTCTGCATAGTCCAATAACGCTTCTCCTTCGTATAACATTTTACAATGCCCCTTGTCAAACATGTGTCTTCGCACAGATCCGACGGATTTAAAACCTCTGCCTTTCCCATTACACCACAAGCAAATATGATGAACATAAATTTTGGCTGCTAAACAAGCAATTAAACCATCCAGGTCTTTAACACATTCAATATCAGGTATGAAAAATGAATGGTTCTCTGTCATATGTGCAACATTGTTTTCTGCAGAATCGCTTTGGTGATCACAAAATAAACAATCATTAGTATCGATGGTAATCGTTTTGATATTTTCATCAACCTCATCACAACTTTCCCACTCTCCATCATCCTCATCCTCCCAGCCCTCATCATCAGATGCATCATCAGCTGGGGGAATATTTTCAGGTGGTGAAGTTTTGATGGCCACACTTGGAGTTTTCAAAgcaactgttttttttccttgaataatTTCGGCTGATTTAATTTCTAGATGTTTTTTGGATTTCATGTGGTTATCCATGGCGTTTTTTGATGAGAAATGTTTGTGACAAGAATCACAACGTAAAGACTCTTTCTTGTTGCTTTCATCACCGTTTGCTTTAAAAGCTTCAGCTTTTACTTCAAATTCTTCTTCCGTTAAAGGTGGTAATTCGGCAATTCTTCTCTTTAAGTTATAACGATGCCAATCAGATTTATAGTGTTCTTGATGTAATTCAGGAACTGAGAAAAGCAATTTACAAGCAATACACGTCAAAGACATTGTGCACAGGTGCAATAGTTTGAGTCTGTTAAACAATCAATCAACTTTCAAGAAACGAGTATATTCACAGAAATCTTGCCGAAATTTCGTGAATCGCCACGCTGTTTTCAAGATAGTAGTAGGGTTGCAAGGTGAAAAGTTGCCTCCTAAAAACTACAGCCAAATGAAATAAGCCAAAGATGAAAATTAGCCAGCTTGCGGGCAAAATTTCATGACCTACTCTTATTGGTCTAAAAAGTCGCCATGTGAGATATGATTATTTACTGTCGATGCTTTTTAGATGATTCACAAACGATGCGGTGGTGTGTACAGTACTGACATCTAGcgtaaaattataaaactaaagcctgatttactatttttttaatggtactttCCGGTATTTTGAAGTGAAACcctactcgaatttgcgcatgcgtcagatctcttctgattttattaaaaaggggtgatagcaagaaggaagtaacgagcatACAAAACCTGAATGCATCGGGAGCTTGAAGCCATCACCCCTTTTTCCATTGGAAACAATCTCAGCTGCTAGTCgtggagttcgagaacagacagtaaaTCCACTACTGTAAACGTgctgttgtgggcgaaaaatgcatttcaaaatttattacacCTGGACAACGTTTCTATGTGAAAAAGGTTTTTCAACACAGAAATCAATacaaaagcaaattaaatgctgaatcaTATGTGCGACTAAAACTGCCAAGTGTTTGAGCCAAACTATGACTTTTTCTTTGTTCCACCAATAtcctattttaagttttttcaaatttgactGATTTTTCACAAATTATAATCACCGAGTTtgcttttgttgatttttttgagcaatcactattgcttattgctttcatttgactgttttgaggtcctttcattttattttcccgccagcaccctctgcagcaccaccgttgaccggcctcacgatgctgctcctctagcgaaaatcgtttccaggttgcgtccatatcctacacgcacacgcttacatatacacacacctgcacacatacacacacacacacgcatgcctgcacacagacacaaacacacacgcatacacacaaacacacacctacgcacatactcatgcctgcatacagatacaaacacacacgcatacatacaaattcctatacacacacacacatacctacacactcatgcctaggcacaaacacacgcaccccctacatacacactcacacactcgtgattgcgaaaaacataatttgaattcaagaagccaaaattcaaattaatttatcttttttttgagcaataacgattgcttattgttctcatttgactgtttttggcgtcttttgatttttcccaccgccaccctccgcaccatcaccgtcgacgggctcctcacgatgctgctcctatagcgaaagtcgtctccaggttgcatccatgtcctacacacacgcgcatacatacacaacgacacacacacacatgcacatacatacacacacacacaaaaacataacacacacatacaccgacatacacatacacctacatacagacacccacacatacacacacacatatatacaactacccacacattcatacacacaactacccacacacttatgccagcacacagacacaaacacacacaacccctacacacaaacacatacccccacacacaaacacacacgcctacatacacacacactcgtgattgcgaaaaacaaaatttgaattcaagatgtcaaaattcaaattaattctctttttttttgcattaattttctaGCTATTATTTTAAGTTAGTAGCAATGTTTGcacttctatattttgcaattacgTTATCGTTCTtgttatgtataaaattattatatcaatttctttctttctctttctttttttttttgcctgttacTTATGACTTACGGCataaggggttcgccaacttttTCTGATTCTGAAAGGGGTTCGCAAGTGGAAAAAGGTAGGGAAACGCAGGTTTTATCACGCACTATACCGTGTTTTCATGTTTATTCCCCAAAAGTACAGTTTTTTTATGATTAGTTACGCGCTTCTAACCTAACTCACAAgtcagcaaaataatttttaaattatgaataactGTTTAAAAGATTCCCATGAATTCCAATTTTATTCTTGGTAAatttgtacaaaagaaaaaaagtcaacatAAAAATTTGTTATCACatagaaaaagtttttgcaactTCATATGTTACATTTTGCAGTTCATCGGTCAACTGATAGATAATAACGAAATTTTACATGAcctctttaaaatatgtttattatattttttattattgcttcATCGAAAGTAATTTGCTTTCGATGAGCGTGcatacataaaattttaattttgaatccaaaaagtaaataagtaaataaataaaagaaggaaaTGAATCATCGCAAGGCGAgattaaattattatttgctGAATAGAATTTTAAACAGAATTTCTTTCACTGATAATAATGAGTGTGAACTATTATAATCATCTAAAATTCAGcaagaaaaataccaaaaatacCTTGTCCTGTTCGCGCTCAGCATGTTAAAGAAAGCAAACGTTCACAAACACCATGTCTGAAATCACCTATGGACCAATCAGAGTCAGGCATTTTCAGGCGATAAGGAAGCCACAGCTCAATGGGAAGCCAATGTCTTGCTGATCTAGAGATTGGGTTATTACATTTGGCGTTTTTTCGCTTCATCAACTACTTCAAACCTATACCATCCTTAAAGTATGAGTTGAAGTTAAAACCAATAAATGACTgattagttaataaaatatttaaagcaaggCTTTGCTAAATGTTAAAGATGATGTATAGCGATATTGCATCAATAGTAAGTAAAGAATTTATTAACTCACGTGAAAAGAATACACACATCCTTCCCATACAAAGAAAAGAAGCATATTCACATTCTTTTAGAAATTTCCCGATCTCGAAAAATTGTCCCATACTCGAAATGCCAAGCTCTGAAACCGATTAATTTGTAGCTATCCTGGATTGAACATTTGTGCACTTTACGGCTCACGATCAATATTTTGCAATGCTTCAGAAATGGCAGTATTGTTCTCACTCactaattaaaacttattaattattttgaagCTAAATAGCTTCACATGCATACaagactgcgtgccaagcgccttgcctccggacacacacagaaAAGGTtcacaacacaagagaaggaaataacaccaagagcaccggtgggaatcgaacccgcgaCTTCCGTCTTAAAAGACGAAGCTTCTacacagagccacggaggccccatATACCACTTCATAACtgcaaaaaattttctaaacctCTAATTTTGAGCTCTTTTACCAACGTGTTTTTGGTAAATCAATCTTGTTGGTGAACCaagttttctttttctcgaaAAGTATCACACGTTCGGTAAAAGATTACTTTCAAGGACTTGTGGATACTTACTCTTCTTCATTTTTGATGAAACGAAAGTGCATCTCGCGTTTCCTTCAGAATGAAACGCTCCCAAGATATCTCCACCACGAGTCTTGATGAAACGTGACATCTGGCGTATCCTCACCATGAAACCTCACGATggtgtaataatgaaaataaataaatataaagcaATCGGAAGAGcgttttgaaacatatttctgGACACATAAATTATTTGCCTGTCGCGTGTTCCCGTAAT
Proteins encoded:
- the LOC129229426 gene encoding cytoplasmic 60S subunit biogenesis factor ZNF622-like — translated: MSLTCIACKLLFSVPELHQEHYKSDWHRYNLKRRIAELPPLTEEEFEVKAEAFKANGDESNKKESLRCDSCHKHFSSKNAMDNHMKSKKHLEIKSAEIIQGKKTVALKTPSVAIKTSPPENIPPADDASDDEGWEDEDDGEWESCDEVDENIKTITIDTNDCLFCDHQSDSAENNVAHMTENHSFFIPDIECVKDLDGLIACLAAKIYVHHICLWCNGKGRGFKSVGSVRRHMFDKGHCKMLYEGEALLDYADFYDYSSSDEANEQIDEDALIDLLGDSDFELVLPSGTTLGHRSLSIYYKQNLKPVSSDNEKKVRKIMQQYKALGYTGTSGPAAVKRARDIVFMQKIKNKYNLKLAMKQNKFQPHFRPQVMF